One genomic window of Arachis stenosperma cultivar V10309 chromosome 10, arast.V10309.gnm1.PFL2, whole genome shotgun sequence includes the following:
- the LOC130955209 gene encoding cystathionine gamma-synthase 1, chloroplastic-like, with translation MAVSSCSKVFSSASFECRSDPDFSAPPPRFENLRSRCRLETASFRSLSLSLSPSLIFRFPPNFQRQLSTKARRNCSNIGVAQIVAASWSNNSPSSSSTAGAPASPAASVVDAAASATPISLSPAEVAGDEDVVVVAAAEEEEDGNGTVQFKGSVDTFSYSSLTDASKTIHAAERLGRGIVTDAITTPVVNTSAYFFKKTADLIDFKEKRQVSFEYGRYGNPTTVVLEEKISALEGAESTLIMASGMCASTVLLMALVPAGGHLVTTTDCYRKTRIFIETILPKMGISATIIDPADVGALESALEQHNVSLFFTESPTNPFLRCVDIKLVSELCHKKDALVCIDGTFATPLNQKALALGADLVVHSATKYIAGHNDVLGGCISGPDKLVSQIRNLHHVLGGTLNPNAAYLIIRGMKTLHLRVQQQNSTGLRMAKILEAHPKVKCVYYPGLPSHPEHELAKRQMTGFGGVVSFEIDGDLMTTIKFVDSLKIPYIAPSFGGCESIVDQPAIMSYWDLPQSERAKYGIHDNLVRFSFGVEDFEDLKDDILQALEAI, from the exons ATGGCCGTTTCGAGTTGCAGCAAGGTTTTCTCTTCTGCCTCGTTTGAATGCCGTTCGGATCCCGATTTCTCTGCTCCTCCGCCGAGGTTCGAGAACCTTCGCTCACGATGCCGCCTCGAAACGGCATCGTTTCGgtctctctccctctccctttCCCCTTCACTCATCTTCCGTTTCCCGCCAAATTTCCAGCGCCAGCTCAGCACCAAGGCCCGCCGCAACTGCAGCAACATCGGCGTCGCTCAGATTGTCGCTGCGTCGTGGTCCAACAACtctccctcctcctcctccaccgCCGGAGCTCCGGCGTCACCGGCGGCCTCCGTCGTTGATGCCGCTGCCTCCGCCACCCCGATCTCCCTCTCCCCCGCCGAGGTCGCCGGCGACGAGGACGTTGTCGTCGTTGCCGCCgccgaggaggaggaggatggaaACGGGACTGTACAGTTTAAGGGTTCCGTTGAcactttttcttattcttcgtTAACAGATGCAAGCAAAACCATTCATGCGG cTGAAAGGTTAGGTCGGGGCATTGTGACTGATGCTATTACGACCCCTGTAGTGAACACTTCTGCATACTTCTTTAAGAAAACCGCTGATCTCATTGATTTCAAG GAAAAACGCCAAGTTAGTTTTGAATATGGACGCTATGGAAACCCAACTACTGTGGTTTTGGAGGAGAAGATAAG TGCACTGGAAGGTGCTGAATCAACTTTGATCATGGCATCAGGCATGTGTGCCAGCACAGTCCTGCTGATGGCACTGGTGCCGGCTGGTGGACATCTGGTGACCACCACAGATTGCTACAGGAAGACTAGGATTTTCATTGAAACCATCCTTCCAAAGATGGGAATTTCT GCTACCATAATTGATCCTGCTGATGTTGGTGCCTTGGAATCTGCATTGGAACAGCAcaat GTTTCATTGTTCTTCACCGAGTCTCCTACAAATCCATTCCTCAGATGTGTTGATATTAAGTTGGTTTCAGAGCTCTGCCACAAAAAAGATGCTCTGGTCTGCATTGATGGTACATTTGCCACACCGTTGAACCAGAAGGCCCTTGCCCTTGGAGCTGATCTTGTGGTGCACTCTGCAACTAAGTACATTGCTGGACATAATGAT GTCCTTGGTGGTTGCATAAGTGGTCCAGATAAGTTGGTTTCACAAATTCGTAATTTGCATCATGTTTTGGGTGGTACTCTTAATCCG AATGCTGCATACCTAATCATTAGAGGCATGAAAACGCTGCATCTTCGTGTACAGCAACAGAATTCAACAGGGTTGAGGATGGCCAAAATTTTAGAGGCACATCCCAAG GTGAAGTGTGTCTACTATCCAGGCTTGCCAAGTCATCCCGAACACGAGCTTGCTAAAAGGCAGATGACTGGATTTGGTGGTGTTGTCAGTTTTGAG ATTGATGGGGACCTAATGACCACCATAAAGTTTGTTGATTCGCTGAAAATTCCATATATAGCTCCATCCTTCGGTGGCTGTGAGAGCATTGTGGATCAACCTGCTATCATGTCTTACTG GGATCTTCCTCAATCTGAAAGGGCTAAGTATGGGATTCATGACAACTTGGTTCGGTTCAGCTTTGGAGTCGAAGACTTTGAAGATTTGAAGGATGATATCCTGCAGGCTCTGGAAGCCATATAG